Proteins from a genomic interval of Synechococcus sp. A15-28:
- the ppk1 gene encoding polyphosphate kinase 1 codes for MSSAVLSPDRYINRELSWIAFNQRVLAQALDQRTPLLDQAKFSAIFSNNLDEFFMVRVASLKSQVEAGITTPSEDGKTPLEQLLTIRERLIPLLQQQQDHYRKQLRKQLLDHNVELLDYSQLNKQQQQWVSDTFRHSVFPVLTPLAVDPAHPFPFVSNLSLNVAAVIHDPESGQRQFARVKVPQKNLPRFVSIPTELSESDPKPIHTAVPLEQVIAFNLDLLFPGMSVQGHYFFRVTRDADLELRDLEADDLMLALEQGLRKRRMGGEVVRLEVPNDMPEDVVEMLMNGLAVEEEDLYRIDGPLGLDDLFGLMALPLPKLKDKQHGGQTPAVLARTQQHLIDEGAIKPEEFENIFSVMRQQDILLHHPYDLFSTTVEEFINQAADDPQVMGIKMTLYRTSKDSPIIAALIRAAENGKQVMALVELKARFDEDNNIQWARQLERSGVHVVYGVLGLKTHTKIVLVVRKEQEKLRSYVHIGTGNYNSKTSKLYTDLGLLSTRPELGQDLVELFNYLTGFSKQQSFRRLLVAPVTLRKGMESLIRREIEHAREGREGHIRAKMNSLVDPDIIALLYEAAAANVRVELIIRGMCSLYPGREGLSESISVVSIIGQFLEHSRIFWFGNGGSPEVYIGSADWMSRNLDRRVEAVTPVEDANLRGRLERLLELYLKDNRGAWDMQSDGSFIQRQPEDGGDVRNSQVQLIKQWSQGVPQS; via the coding sequence ATGAGCTCCGCCGTTCTGAGCCCGGACCGCTACATCAACCGGGAACTGAGCTGGATCGCCTTCAACCAGAGAGTCCTCGCCCAAGCGCTGGATCAGCGCACCCCCCTGCTGGACCAGGCCAAGTTCAGCGCCATCTTCAGCAACAACCTTGATGAGTTCTTCATGGTGCGCGTGGCGTCCCTGAAGTCTCAAGTGGAAGCTGGCATCACCACCCCCAGCGAAGACGGAAAGACGCCGCTCGAACAGCTGCTGACCATTCGCGAACGGCTGATACCCCTGCTGCAGCAACAGCAGGACCACTACCGCAAACAACTGCGCAAACAACTGCTCGACCACAACGTTGAACTGCTGGATTACAGCCAGTTGAACAAGCAACAACAGCAATGGGTCAGCGACACCTTCCGCCATTCGGTGTTTCCAGTGCTGACGCCACTGGCCGTTGACCCGGCACATCCCTTCCCTTTCGTCAGCAACCTCAGCCTCAACGTTGCCGCTGTCATTCACGACCCGGAATCAGGCCAACGTCAATTCGCACGGGTGAAGGTTCCCCAGAAAAACCTGCCCCGCTTCGTCTCCATTCCCACCGAGCTGAGTGAGAGCGATCCCAAACCGATCCACACCGCCGTACCGCTCGAACAGGTGATCGCCTTCAACCTCGATCTCCTCTTTCCGGGGATGAGCGTGCAGGGGCATTACTTCTTCCGCGTGACGCGCGATGCCGACCTGGAACTGCGGGATCTCGAAGCCGATGACCTGATGCTTGCCCTTGAGCAGGGTCTACGCAAACGGCGGATGGGAGGCGAAGTGGTGCGACTCGAGGTGCCCAACGATATGCCCGAGGACGTCGTTGAAATGTTGATGAATGGCCTCGCCGTTGAGGAAGAAGACCTTTACAGGATTGATGGACCCCTGGGTCTGGATGACCTCTTCGGATTGATGGCTCTACCTCTGCCAAAACTGAAGGACAAACAGCACGGCGGACAGACGCCAGCGGTGCTGGCCAGAACCCAACAGCATCTGATAGACGAAGGTGCCATCAAACCCGAGGAATTCGAAAACATCTTCTCGGTGATGCGCCAACAAGACATTCTCTTGCATCACCCCTATGACCTGTTCTCCACCACGGTGGAGGAATTCATCAACCAGGCCGCTGATGATCCCCAGGTGATGGGGATCAAGATGACCCTGTATCGAACCTCGAAGGATTCACCGATCATCGCGGCACTCATCCGTGCCGCTGAAAATGGCAAGCAGGTGATGGCTCTTGTGGAACTCAAGGCCAGATTTGATGAAGACAACAACATCCAGTGGGCCCGACAACTGGAACGCTCCGGCGTCCATGTGGTGTATGGCGTTCTGGGCTTAAAAACCCACACCAAAATCGTTCTGGTGGTCCGCAAAGAGCAAGAAAAGCTACGCAGTTACGTCCACATCGGGACCGGGAATTACAACTCAAAGACCTCGAAGCTCTACACCGATCTCGGGCTTCTCTCCACGCGGCCGGAACTGGGCCAAGACCTGGTGGAACTGTTCAACTACCTAACCGGATTCTCAAAGCAGCAGAGTTTCCGCCGACTGCTGGTGGCTCCGGTGACCCTGCGCAAAGGGATGGAATCCCTGATCCGGCGTGAAATCGAACATGCCAGGGAAGGTCGGGAAGGTCACATCAGAGCCAAGATGAATTCCTTGGTGGATCCGGACATCATCGCGTTGTTGTACGAAGCTGCAGCAGCGAATGTGCGGGTTGAACTGATCATCCGGGGCATGTGCAGCCTCTACCCAGGCCGAGAAGGACTGAGTGAAAGCATCAGCGTTGTGAGCATCATCGGCCAGTTCCTCGAACACTCGCGCATTTTCTGGTTCGGAAACGGTGGCTCACCTGAGGTGTACATCGGAAGCGCAGACTGGATGAGTCGCAACCTTGATCGCCGGGTGGAAGCTGTGACACCCGTGGAAGATGCCAACCTTCGAGGCCGACTGGAGCGCTTGCTGGAGCTCTACCTGAAGGACAACCGGGGCGCCTGGGACATGCAAAGCGATGGCAGCTTTATCCAACGGCAACCAGAGGACGGAGGGGACGTTCGCAACTCTCAAGTTCAACTGATCAAGCAATGGAGCCAAGGCGTGCCGCAATCGTGA
- a CDS encoding RpoD/SigA family RNA polymerase sigma factor, protein MGIPLDSSGSTAKSSRKSPALPSTGRRASSRQGGRLATDSIGFYLSSIGRIPLLTAAEEIELAHHVQEMKQLQELPEEELTSRHRHKIRMGKRARDRMMAANLRLVVSVAKKYQNQGLELLDLVQEGAIGLERAVDKFDPAMGYKFSTYAYWWIRQGMTRAIDNSARTIRLPIHISEKLSKMRRISRELSHRFGRQPNRLEVASAMGIEPRELEDLISQSAPCASLDAHARGEEDRSTLGELIPDPNGEEPMEGMDRSIQKEHLGGWLSQLNEREQKILRLRFGLGGEEPLTLAEIGRQINVSRERVRQLEAKAILKLRSMTDHQQAA, encoded by the coding sequence ATGGGGATCCCTCTGGACTCTTCCGGATCGACTGCAAAGTCTTCCCGGAAGTCACCTGCCTTGCCATCCACAGGACGGCGGGCATCTTCACGTCAAGGCGGCCGTCTGGCCACCGATTCCATCGGTTTTTATCTCAGCAGTATCGGTCGCATTCCTCTGCTAACAGCCGCTGAGGAGATTGAGCTGGCTCACCACGTTCAGGAGATGAAGCAACTTCAGGAACTCCCTGAAGAAGAGCTCACCTCCCGTCATCGTCACAAAATCCGCATGGGCAAACGTGCCCGGGATCGGATGATGGCCGCCAACCTCCGCCTTGTGGTCAGCGTCGCCAAGAAGTACCAGAACCAGGGGCTGGAACTGCTGGATCTGGTTCAGGAGGGAGCGATCGGACTCGAACGGGCCGTCGATAAGTTCGACCCGGCCATGGGATATAAGTTCTCCACCTACGCCTACTGGTGGATCCGCCAGGGGATGACCCGCGCGATCGACAACAGCGCCCGCACCATCCGGCTGCCGATTCACATCAGCGAAAAGCTCTCCAAGATGCGGCGCATCTCGCGGGAGTTGTCCCATCGGTTCGGACGTCAACCGAATCGACTGGAAGTGGCCAGTGCCATGGGCATTGAGCCGCGCGAGCTGGAGGATCTGATCTCCCAGAGCGCTCCCTGTGCATCGCTCGATGCCCATGCCCGCGGCGAGGAAGACCGCAGCACCCTGGGTGAGCTGATTCCAGACCCCAACGGCGAGGAGCCGATGGAAGGCATGGACCGCAGCATCCAAAAAGAGCATCTCGGTGGTTGGCTGTCCCAGCTCAATGAGCGGGAACAGAAGATCCTGCGGCTTCGCTTCGGTCTTGGCGGTGAAGAGCCGCTGACCCTTGCGGAGATCGGGCGTCAGATCAATGTGTCCCGCGAGCGGGTTCGTCAGCTGGAAGCCAAAGCCATCCTCAAGCTGCGCTCGATGACCGATCATCAGCAGGCCGCCTGA
- a CDS encoding dolichol kinase, with amino-acid sequence MVHLIGPIAIGLWLGIVVLIAVLTRQRWPDQQELSRKIIHIGTGAVVPLAWFFAVPAWIAVPFAVLVTLATAINHRWRIVPAVEDVDRNSYGTVAYGLAITMLLILCWPARADAVCAGVLVMALGDGLAGLIGRSVNSARWTVLGQTKSVAGTLTMALVSTLVLVGLMLVNGNAIAWRVAIGISALATALEQVSPAGVDNLSVPLLVGLTWVLLIS; translated from the coding sequence GTGGTGCATCTGATCGGACCCATCGCCATTGGTCTCTGGCTCGGGATCGTGGTGCTGATCGCCGTGCTGACTCGTCAGCGCTGGCCCGATCAGCAGGAGTTGTCTCGCAAAATCATCCACATCGGCACAGGAGCCGTGGTTCCGCTGGCCTGGTTCTTCGCCGTCCCGGCCTGGATCGCCGTTCCCTTTGCCGTATTGGTGACCCTGGCAACGGCGATCAACCACCGATGGCGCATCGTTCCGGCCGTTGAGGATGTCGATCGCAACAGCTACGGCACTGTTGCCTACGGCCTGGCGATCACCATGTTGCTGATTCTGTGCTGGCCCGCCCGAGCCGATGCAGTCTGCGCCGGTGTTCTGGTGATGGCTCTCGGCGATGGACTGGCTGGCCTCATCGGCCGATCGGTGAACTCAGCGCGGTGGACCGTGCTGGGACAGACGAAGTCCGTCGCTGGCACGTTGACCATGGCCCTGGTCTCAACACTGGTGCTGGTCGGATTGATGCTGGTCAACGGCAACGCCATCGCCTGGAGAGTTGCCATAGGCATCAGTGCGTTGGCCACGGCCCTGGAACAAGTCAGTCCCGCGGGGGTGGACAACCTCAGCGTGCCGCTGCTGGTGGGCCTGACCTGGGTGTTGCTGATCAGCTGA
- a CDS encoding 3-deoxy-7-phosphoheptulonate synthase has product MATTSDLHVVETRPLVAPALLHGDLPIDAAAMETVASARRRIQAILRGEDRRLLVVVGPCSVHDVKAAREYAERLAPIRERLKDQLEVVMRVYFEKPRTTVGWKGLINDPHLDGSYDINTGLRRARGLLLDLAREGMPAATELLDPVVPQYIADLISWTAIGARTTESQTHREMASGLSMPIGYKNSTDGSATIAINAMQAASKPHHFLGINRDGHASIVSTTGNPDGHLVLRGGHQGSNYHLEAVQAAAAELSKAGLKDRLMVDCSHANSNKDFRRQADVLATVADQLKAGSGHVMGVMIESHLVEGNQKLTADLSQLTYGQSITDACISLETTDALLSELARAVADRSSVVTA; this is encoded by the coding sequence ATGGCCACCACCTCGGATTTGCATGTGGTGGAGACCCGTCCGCTGGTGGCTCCGGCTCTGCTGCACGGAGATCTGCCGATTGATGCCGCCGCCATGGAGACGGTCGCATCGGCCCGTCGACGGATCCAGGCCATTTTGCGCGGCGAGGATCGGCGTCTGCTGGTGGTGGTGGGCCCCTGCTCGGTCCATGATGTGAAGGCGGCGCGGGAGTACGCCGAACGGCTGGCCCCGATCCGGGAACGGCTGAAGGATCAGCTGGAGGTGGTGATGCGGGTTTATTTCGAAAAGCCGCGTACGACGGTTGGTTGGAAAGGCCTAATCAATGACCCCCACCTCGATGGCTCGTACGACATCAACACAGGCCTGAGGCGGGCTCGTGGCTTACTGCTGGACCTGGCCCGGGAGGGTATGCCGGCAGCGACGGAACTGCTGGATCCGGTGGTTCCCCAGTACATCGCTGATCTGATCAGCTGGACTGCGATCGGAGCCCGCACCACGGAAAGCCAGACCCATCGGGAGATGGCTTCAGGCTTGTCGATGCCGATCGGCTACAAGAACAGCACTGACGGCAGCGCCACTATCGCCATCAATGCGATGCAGGCGGCATCGAAACCTCATCATTTTCTGGGAATCAACCGCGACGGCCATGCTTCGATCGTGAGCACGACCGGCAACCCGGATGGTCATCTGGTGCTGCGTGGCGGTCATCAGGGCAGCAACTACCACCTGGAGGCCGTTCAGGCTGCTGCAGCGGAACTGAGCAAGGCGGGCCTGAAGGATCGTCTGATGGTGGACTGCAGCCATGCCAACTCGAACAAGGATTTCCGCCGCCAGGCCGATGTACTCGCCACGGTGGCTGATCAGTTGAAGGCTGGATCCGGCCATGTGATGGGCGTGATGATCGAAAGTCATCTGGTGGAAGGCAATCAGAAACTCACCGCTGATCTCTCCCAGCTCACCTATGGCCAGAGCATTACGGATGCCTGCATCAGCCTGGAGACCACGGATGCGCTGCTGTCCGAGCTGGCTAGAGCCGTGGCCGATCGCAGCAGCGTTGTGACGGCATAA
- the acnB gene encoding bifunctional aconitate hydratase 2/2-methylisocitrate dehydratase, with the protein MLSAYRELAADREAQGIPALPLTAEQTQALTELLQQPPAGEDEALLHLLSERIPPGVDEATYVKATWLSAVAQGQATSSLVTPLEATRLLGTMVGGYNVAALIELLQHSDEQLASCAAEGLSRTLLVYDAFNDVMELAASNRFARQVVDSWAAAEWFTRREPLAEMITVTVFKVEGETNTDDLSPATHATTRPDIPLHALAMLETRDPEGLKKIATLKQKGHPVAYMGDVVGTGSSRKSAINSVLWHTGNDIPHVPNKRGGGVILGGKIAPIFFNTAEDSGALPIECDVTMLNTGDVITIRPHSGTIEREGEVVSRFELKPSTISDEVRAGGRIPLMIGRALTDKVRAQLGLAPSDAFIRPSAPADTGKGFTLAQKMVGKACGLPGVRPGTSCEPLMTTVGSQDTTGPMTRDEMKELACLGFSSDLVMQSFCHTAAYPKPVDLQTQKDLPDFFAQRGGVALRPGDGIIHSWLNRMLLPDSVGTGGDSHTRFPLGISFPAGSGLVAFAAAIGAMPLDMPESVLVRFSGSLQPGVTLRDVVNAIPWVAIQKGLLTVEKANKKNIFNGRIMEIEGLPDLKLEQAFELTDATAERSCAGCTIKLSEATVSEYLRSNVALLKNMIARGYSDAKTLARRIKAMEAWLANPQLLSADPDAQYAEVLEINLDELTEPVLACPNDPDNVKLLSEVAGDPVQEVFIGSCMTNIGHYRAAAKVLEGSGSNKARLWVCPPTRMDEETLKAEGYYATFEAAGSRMEMPGCSLCMGNQARVEDNTTVFSTSTRNFNNRLGKGAQVYLGSAELAAVCALLGRIPTADEYRSIAAEKIDPLSDELYRYLNFDQISGFEDQGRVMSADEEAAVLAEA; encoded by the coding sequence ATGCTGAGCGCGTATCGCGAGCTGGCCGCCGACCGCGAAGCCCAAGGCATCCCGGCCCTGCCGCTGACAGCTGAGCAGACCCAGGCCCTGACCGAACTGCTGCAACAGCCACCCGCAGGGGAGGACGAAGCCCTGTTGCATCTCCTCAGTGAGCGCATTCCACCCGGCGTTGACGAAGCCACCTATGTGAAAGCCACCTGGCTCAGCGCCGTCGCCCAAGGGCAAGCAACAAGCTCCCTGGTGACACCCCTAGAGGCCACTCGCCTGCTCGGAACCATGGTGGGTGGGTACAACGTGGCAGCTCTGATTGAGCTGCTTCAGCACAGCGACGAGCAGCTGGCCAGCTGCGCGGCTGAAGGCCTCAGCCGCACCCTGCTGGTTTACGACGCCTTCAATGACGTGATGGAGCTGGCGGCGAGCAATCGCTTCGCCAGGCAGGTGGTGGACAGCTGGGCGGCGGCCGAATGGTTCACCCGCCGTGAGCCCCTGGCCGAAATGATCACGGTGACCGTGTTCAAGGTGGAAGGGGAAACCAACACCGACGACCTCTCACCCGCCACCCACGCCACTACCCGACCGGACATTCCCCTGCACGCCCTGGCGATGCTCGAGACACGGGATCCCGAGGGTCTGAAAAAGATCGCAACCCTCAAACAAAAGGGTCATCCCGTGGCCTACATGGGCGACGTGGTGGGCACCGGCAGCTCCAGGAAAAGTGCGATCAACTCCGTGCTTTGGCACACCGGCAACGACATTCCCCACGTCCCCAACAAACGCGGCGGCGGCGTGATTCTCGGCGGCAAGATCGCGCCGATCTTTTTCAACACCGCCGAAGACTCCGGCGCTCTGCCGATCGAATGCGATGTCACCATGCTGAACACCGGTGATGTGATCACCATCCGCCCCCATTCCGGCACGATCGAACGCGAAGGCGAGGTGGTGAGCCGATTCGAACTCAAGCCCAGCACCATCAGCGATGAGGTGCGAGCCGGCGGCCGCATTCCCTTGATGATCGGCCGGGCCCTCACGGACAAGGTCCGAGCGCAGCTGGGTCTCGCCCCTTCGGACGCCTTCATCCGCCCCTCGGCACCAGCAGACACCGGCAAGGGCTTCACCCTGGCCCAGAAAATGGTGGGCAAGGCCTGTGGCCTGCCGGGCGTTCGCCCCGGCACCAGCTGCGAGCCACTGATGACCACCGTCGGCTCCCAGGACACCACGGGACCGATGACCCGGGATGAGATGAAGGAGTTGGCCTGTCTCGGCTTCTCCTCCGACCTGGTGATGCAGAGCTTCTGCCACACCGCGGCTTATCCGAAACCAGTGGATCTGCAGACCCAGAAAGATCTGCCGGACTTCTTTGCCCAGCGCGGCGGTGTTGCCCTTCGCCCGGGCGACGGGATCATCCACAGCTGGCTGAACCGCATGCTCCTGCCCGACAGCGTGGGCACGGGTGGGGACAGCCACACCCGCTTCCCCCTCGGCATTTCCTTCCCCGCCGGTTCCGGCCTGGTGGCCTTCGCTGCTGCCATCGGTGCGATGCCCCTGGACATGCCCGAGTCGGTGCTGGTGCGCTTCAGCGGTTCGCTGCAGCCCGGTGTGACCCTGCGGGACGTGGTGAACGCCATTCCCTGGGTGGCCATTCAGAAGGGCCTGCTCACCGTGGAGAAGGCCAACAAGAAGAACATCTTCAACGGCCGGATCATGGAGATCGAAGGTCTGCCGGATCTCAAGCTGGAGCAGGCCTTCGAACTCACCGATGCCACAGCCGAACGCTCCTGCGCCGGCTGCACGATCAAGCTCTCGGAAGCAACCGTGAGCGAATACCTGCGCAGCAATGTGGCCCTGCTGAAAAACATGATCGCAAGGGGCTACAGCGATGCCAAAACCCTGGCTCGGCGGATCAAGGCTATGGAGGCCTGGCTGGCCAATCCGCAGCTGCTGAGCGCTGATCCGGATGCTCAATATGCCGAAGTCCTGGAGATCAACCTCGACGAGCTCACCGAACCGGTGCTGGCCTGTCCCAACGATCCCGACAACGTGAAACTGCTGAGTGAGGTCGCCGGCGATCCCGTTCAGGAGGTGTTCATCGGCTCCTGCATGACCAACATCGGCCACTACCGCGCCGCGGCCAAGGTGCTGGAGGGCTCCGGCAGCAACAAAGCCCGCCTCTGGGTCTGCCCGCCGACACGCATGGACGAAGAGACCCTGAAGGCCGAGGGCTACTACGCCACCTTTGAAGCGGCCGGTTCGCGCATGGAGATGCCGGGTTGTTCGCTCTGCATGGGCAACCAGGCCCGGGTGGAGGACAACACCACGGTGTTCTCCACCAGCACCCGGAACTTCAACAACCGTCTGGGCAAAGGCGCCCAGGTGTATCTGGGCAGTGCCGAGCTGGCAGCGGTCTGCGCCCTGCTGGGTCGCATTCCCACCGCCGATGAGTACCGCTCAATCGCAGCTGAAAAAATTGATCCGCTCTCCGATGAGCTTTACCGCTATCTGAATTTCGATCAGATCAGCGGTTTTGAAGATCAAGGCCGGGTGATGAGTGCGGATGAGGAGGCGGCTGTGCTGGCTGAAGCCTGA
- a CDS encoding ClC family H(+)/Cl(-) exchange transporter — MPTLSEPKRRRHLLGSSRSIQRLLERRWLVVVLALALTGLGAAITGLLFTGGINLLRDWRLELLNEFPAWVVLPALGGFGGLVSGWLISNLAPAAGGAGITHIMGFLRHRAVPMGLRVGLVKLVAGIIAIGSGFPLGPEGPAVQMGGSVAWQMSRWLRAPAAFRRMIVAAGGGAGIAAVFSAPIGGFIYAIEELLHSARPVVLLLVLITTFSADTWADVLGFLGLNPGSSGLSGTTGFQLERAYTPLVKFLPIDLLYLIALGAVVGVLAELYTRYVLAMQRQGNRWFGDRLILRMTLSGLVLGCVYAALPDTFHNPSELKYLIGAGKADVGLALASFVVLFFSTGLAAGSGAPGGLFMPMLTLGGAIGLACGIWVEALTGHVPTTYVFAGMGAFVAGCSHTPISAMFLAFALTKDLLILKPILVASLMSFLVARLFNPHSIYDRQMGMELASEERMQQRINRHRRPFTPPPPPGPPGDSN, encoded by the coding sequence GTGCCCACCCTGAGCGAGCCGAAACGACGACGCCATCTGCTGGGGTCCAGCCGCAGCATTCAGAGGTTGCTGGAACGCCGCTGGCTGGTGGTGGTTCTGGCGTTGGCACTCACTGGCCTCGGAGCAGCCATCACCGGACTGCTGTTCACCGGTGGGATCAACCTGCTCAGGGACTGGCGGCTGGAGCTGCTCAATGAATTTCCAGCCTGGGTGGTGCTGCCTGCTCTGGGGGGATTCGGTGGACTGGTGTCCGGATGGTTGATCAGCAATCTGGCCCCTGCTGCCGGAGGCGCCGGCATCACTCACATCATGGGATTTCTGCGCCACAGGGCTGTGCCTATGGGGCTGCGGGTGGGGCTGGTGAAGCTCGTGGCCGGAATCATCGCCATCGGCAGTGGCTTTCCCCTCGGCCCCGAGGGTCCAGCCGTGCAGATGGGTGGTTCCGTCGCCTGGCAGATGTCCCGCTGGCTTCGAGCACCGGCGGCCTTTCGCCGCATGATCGTGGCCGCCGGAGGTGGCGCCGGCATCGCCGCCGTGTTCAGTGCACCCATCGGAGGCTTCATCTACGCGATCGAGGAGCTGCTGCACTCCGCCAGGCCGGTGGTGCTGCTGCTGGTGCTCATCACCACCTTCTCCGCAGACACCTGGGCGGATGTGCTGGGCTTTCTCGGCCTGAACCCTGGATCATCCGGCCTCAGCGGCACCACGGGCTTCCAGCTGGAGCGCGCCTACACACCGTTGGTGAAATTTCTGCCCATCGATCTGCTGTACCTGATCGCCCTGGGAGCCGTGGTCGGGGTGCTGGCGGAGCTGTACACCCGTTATGTGCTGGCCATGCAGCGACAGGGAAACCGCTGGTTCGGCGACCGGCTGATCCTGCGCATGACCCTCAGCGGGCTCGTTCTTGGCTGCGTCTACGCCGCCCTTCCCGACACCTTTCACAACCCCTCGGAGCTGAAGTACCTCATCGGCGCCGGTAAAGCAGACGTCGGCCTCGCCCTGGCCAGCTTTGTGGTGCTGTTCTTCAGCACCGGGCTGGCCGCCGGATCAGGGGCTCCTGGGGGACTGTTCATGCCGATGCTGACCCTTGGCGGTGCCATCGGTCTGGCCTGTGGAATCTGGGTGGAGGCCCTCACGGGCCATGTCCCCACCACCTATGTGTTTGCGGGCATGGGGGCCTTCGTGGCGGGGTGTTCCCACACACCGATTTCCGCCATGTTCCTGGCCTTTGCCCTCACCAAGGACCTGCTGATCCTCAAACCGATCCTCGTGGCGTCTCTGATGAGTTTCCTGGTGGCCCGCTTGTTCAACCCCCACTCCATCTACGACCGTCAGATGGGCATGGAACTGGCGTCTGAAGAGCGAATGCAGCAGCGGATCAACCGTCATCGCCGCCCGTTCACACCACCTCCTCCCCCCGGCCCCCCAGGAGACAGCAACTGA